A window from Flavobacterium gyeonganense encodes these proteins:
- a CDS encoding endonuclease/exonuclease/phosphatase family protein codes for MQYFFFVLSIILVIITFIPLIKNEYWIFRVCDYPRLQKLVLTTICIVFLAFYSRGKEYDFNDLLLLIMVVNACYLLRQILPFTGLGKKHVQRITTEIPESGFSVMISNVYQFNTNYKGCLEEIHKANPDVVVLLETNAVWEKETNSLEEHFPFYKKVPLENTYGMLLYSKLELRDTEVKYLVENDIPSIHTQIVLPGGQAVQMYAVHPEPPVPMENPTSKERDKELLLVADLAKDSDLPVIVIGDLNDVAWSYTTELFLKMSGLLDPRRGRGFYNSFHAHYPFLRFPLDHAFISTHLKIREMKRLHNFGSDHFPIFISLQYEVSAELEQDEMQSDSEDIAIAEEKKAAD; via the coding sequence ATGCAGTACTTTTTCTTTGTCCTTTCTATTATATTGGTAATTATTACTTTTATTCCACTCATTAAAAATGAATACTGGATCTTTCGGGTTTGCGATTATCCAAGACTTCAGAAACTAGTTCTTACGACTATCTGCATTGTATTTCTTGCATTTTACAGTAGAGGAAAGGAGTATGATTTTAATGATCTGCTTTTGCTTATCATGGTTGTAAATGCGTGCTATCTTTTAAGACAAATACTGCCTTTTACAGGACTGGGAAAGAAACACGTACAGCGCATTACAACTGAAATACCCGAAAGTGGCTTCAGTGTCATGATTAGCAATGTGTATCAGTTTAATACCAATTACAAAGGCTGTCTGGAAGAAATTCACAAAGCAAATCCGGATGTAGTGGTTTTGCTGGAAACGAACGCTGTCTGGGAAAAAGAAACGAACTCACTCGAAGAACATTTTCCGTTTTATAAAAAAGTGCCTTTAGAAAATACGTATGGCATGTTATTGTATTCTAAACTAGAACTTCGAGATACCGAAGTAAAATACCTGGTCGAAAACGACATTCCTTCTATCCATACCCAAATTGTTTTGCCGGGCGGGCAAGCTGTTCAAATGTATGCCGTGCATCCGGAACCACCTGTTCCTATGGAAAATCCTACTTCGAAAGAGCGTGATAAGGAACTTTTATTAGTTGCCGATCTGGCCAAAGATTCAGACTTGCCGGTAATTGTGATTGGTGATCTGAATGATGTGGCGTGGAGTTACACCACCGAACTTTTCCTGAAAATGAGCGGACTTCTCGATCCAAGAAGGGGCAGAGGCTTCTACAATTCTTTTCATGCCCATTATCCTTTCCTGAGGTTTCCTTTGGATCATGCTTTTATTTCGACGCATTTAAAAATCAGGGAAATGAAAAGGCTTCACAATTTTGGTTCGGATCATTTTCCTATTTTCATCAGCCTGCAATATGAAGTGTCAGCCGAATTAGAACAGGACGAAATGCAGTCGGATAGCGAGGATATAGCTATCGCAGAAGAGAAAAAAGCTGCAGATTAA